The following is a genomic window from Collimonas fungivorans Ter331.
TCAGCCCTGATTGCCGCCAGTCCTTTGTTGACCTTGGCCAGCAGCTCGGTATTGCCCTTCTTGACCGCGATGCCGTAATACTCTTTGGAGAAGGCAGGGTCGGAAATCAGGCGGAAGCCTTCGGACGGATTGTTCTTGATATAGTTCTTGACCACGCCGTTGTCGGACACCACGGCTTCAACGCCGCCGCCTTCCAGCTCCTTCATGACCAAGGTCGCCGATTCCAGGCGCTTGATGTTGGGATTATTCTTGCCCAGTTCTTTTTGCACGATCTCGTCGCCAGTGGTAGCGCTTTGCACGCCCACTTTCATGTTCTTGAGGTCGGCGAATTTCGTCACCTTGGAATTCTTCGGCACCACGATCAGCTGGTTGGCTTCGAAGTAGGGCTCGGAAAAATCGACAGTCTGCTTGCGTTCGTCGGTAATCGTGATGGCCGAGGCCAGCAGGTCGCGGTCGCCCTGCGCCAGGAAATTGAAGATGCCTTCAAACGGCGTGTTGACGAACTTGATCTTGAAACCGCCCTTGTCGGCGATGGCGTTCATGACGTCGACGTCAAAGCCGACGATTTCCTTTTGTTCATTCTGGTATTCGAACGGCGCAAAAGTTGCTTCGGCGCCGACCAGGTATTCGGTTGGCGCAGGCGCTGCCGCCGTTTTCGGTTCCTGCTTGCCGCAAGCCGCTAGCGACAGAGCGAGTACGCATAGGCCCAGGTTGAAAATGCGATTCATTGAGTAGCTCCTGTAAGGTCGGTAGAGTGTTCCAGCCACGAAATTGGCATATTAACAATATTGTCCAGAATAAGCCGCTATTTTAGATTCATCTATGCAAATAACAATGATTTATATAGAGAGATTGCAGATATGTGCGGCCGGCGAGGTGCGGCCGGCTAGGTGCGGCCGGCGGGTGCCGCTGGCTTGCTGCGCGCGGCGCAGCTTTATTGCAGGCTCTCGAATGCTTCCGCCAGCGACAGTATCTCGCCGGTGGCGCTGCCGTCGTAGCCGTTGAGCTGGTTGACTATGTCGCGGAAGGAGGCCGATTGCAGGATGGCGATGACCTGCTGCATCAGCGGGTCTTTCATGGCGGCGCTGGAGACGGCGAAAAAATAGCGCTCGCGCACCAGCGGGATAAAATCGAGGCCGAAACGATGGGCGGCGGTCTGCACGCCGAAGCCGACGTCGGCCATGCCGCTGGCGATAAAAGCGGCAATCGCCGAGTGGGTGAATTCGGCGGTCTCGAAACCTTCGATGGCGGTCGGCGACAGCGCTTGCCGCGACAGCATCAGTTCCAGCAGCATGCGGGTGCCGGAACCGGTCTGGCGATTGACGAACAGCACGCCCTCGCGGCTCAGGTCAGGCAGGCCGGCGATATTTTTCGGATTACCCGGCGCCACCATCAAGCCCTGGTTGCGGACCGCCAGGTGGATCAGGCAGTGCTTGTCTTTATCCAGCCAATGGCTATAGCTGGCCACCGACGCATCTTCAAATTCTCCCAAAGGCACGTGAAAACCGGCCAGGTCGCATTCTTGCCGCGCCAGCGCCGCCACGGCATCGGCGCTGTTGCGATAGCGCAGCTCTACCGGCAAGCGGCGGTCATTGAGCTGGTTCAGCAGCGCGGCGACGGCAAAACCGTGGCTG
Proteins encoded in this region:
- a CDS encoding basic amino acid ABC transporter substrate-binding protein, with the translated sequence MNRIFNLGLCVLALSLAACGKQEPKTAAAPAPTEYLVGAEATFAPFEYQNEQKEIVGFDVDVMNAIADKGGFKIKFVNTPFEGIFNFLAQGDRDLLASAITITDERKQTVDFSEPYFEANQLIVVPKNSKVTKFADLKNMKVGVQSATTGDEIVQKELGKNNPNIKRLESATLVMKELEGGGVEAVVSDNGVVKNYIKNNPSEGFRLISDPAFSKEYYGIAVKKGNTELLAKVNKGLAAIRADGTYDKIYAKYFADSATDSAK
- a CDS encoding substrate-binding domain-containing protein translates to MYKVKIKPHWEISRDAEPPLDTAVLLALLTAIQETGSIANAAKQTGSSYRHAWGLLRDAERMFGHPLISTGRGRGSRLLPLAEKLIWADRRIAARLSPTLETLASELEGELSKTVSGQPQVIRLNASHGFAVAALLNQLNDRRLPVELRYRNSADAVAALARQECDLAGFHVPLGEFEDASVASYSHWLDKDKHCLIHLAVRNQGLMVAPGNPKNIAGLPDLSREGVLFVNRQTGSGTRMLLELMLSRQALSPTAIEGFETAEFTHSAIAAFIASGMADVGFGVQTAAHRFGLDFIPLVRERYFFAVSSAAMKDPLMQQVIAILQSASFRDIVNQLNGYDGSATGEILSLAEAFESLQ